The Buteo buteo unplaced genomic scaffold, bButBut1.hap1.1 HAP1_SCAFFOLD_331, whole genome shotgun sequence genome has a segment encoding these proteins:
- the LOC142028394 gene encoding uncharacterized protein LOC142028394, translating to MDVINKKAAVSPPTNKKDTQAFLGVVGFWRMHIPNYNLIVSPLYQVTRKKNDFKWGPEQQQAFEQIKREIVHAVALGPVRTGQDVKNVLYTAAGENGPTWSIWQKAPGETRGRPLGFWSRGYRGSEARYTPTEKEILAAYEGVRAASEVVGTETQLLLAPRLPVLGWMFKGRVSSTHHATDATWSKWIALITQRARIGNPSRPGILEVITDWPEGKDFGMSPEEEEVTRAEEAPLYNKLPENERQYALFTDGSCRIVGKHRRWKAAVWSPTRQVAETAEGEGESSQFAEVKAIQLALDIAEREKWPVLYLYTDSWMVANALWGWLQQWKQSNWQRRGKPIWAAALWQDIAVRIEKLVVKVRHVDAHVPKGRATEEHRNNEQVDQAAKIEVAQVDLDWQQKGELFMARWAHDTSGHQGRDAT from the coding sequence atggatgtgattaataaaaaagcagctgtgtctcccccgactaataaaaaggacacacaggccttcctaggtgtcgtggggttttggagaatgcatattccaaattacaatttgattgtaagccctctctatcaagtgacccggaagaagaatgattttaaatggggccctgaacaacaacaagcctttgaacaaattaaacgggagattgttcatgccgtagcccttgggccagtccggacaggacaagatgttaaaaatgtgctctatactgcagctggggagaatggccctacctggagcatctggcagaaagcacctggggagacccgaggccgacccctggggttctggagtcgaggatatcgaggatccgaggctcgctataccccaactgaaaaagagatattggcagcgtatgaaggagttcgagccgcctcagaagtggttggtactgagacacagctcctcttggcaccccgactgccagtgctgggctggatgttcaaagggagggtctcctctacacatcacgcgactgacgccacgtggagtaagtggatcgcattgatcacacaacgggctcgcataggaaaccccagtcgcccaggaattttagaagtgatcacggactggccagaaggcaaagattttggaatgtcgccagaggaggaggaggtgacacgggctgaagaggccccgctgtataataaactgccagaaaatgagaggcaatatgccctgttcactgatgggtcctgccgcatcgtgggaaagcatcggaggtggaaggctgctgtatggagtcccacacgacaagttgcagaaaccgctgaaggagagggtgaatcgagtcagtttgcagaggtgaaagccatccagctagcattagatattgctgaaagagagaagtggccagtgctctatctctatactgactcatggatggtggcaaatgccctgtgggggtggttacagcaatggaagcagagcaactggcagcgcagaggtaaacccatctgggctgccgcactgtggcaagatattgctgttcggatagagaagctagtggtaaaagtacgtcatgtagatgctcacgtacccaagggtcgggccactgaagaacatcggaacaacgaacaggtggatcaggctgccaagattgaagtggctcaggtggacctggactggcaacagaagggtgagctatttatggctcggtgggcccatgatacttcaggccatcagggaagagatgcaacatag